The Daucus carota subsp. sativus chromosome 9, DH1 v3.0, whole genome shotgun sequence genome window below encodes:
- the LOC108200166 gene encoding transcription factor IIIA, whose product MEEGGTDITKGPVFKDIRRYYCEYCGICRSKKTLLSSHILSHHQDEVNKRKADDNAEKEELKSNTCEECGLSFQKPAHLKQHMQSHLLERPFMCPVDDCDSSYRRKDHLNRHLLQHQGKLFECSSMGCSHRFSIQSNMKRHVKEFHNDSSPIEVDALCSSSYRRKDLLNRHLQDQGELFECSVTGCCQKFSSQSNMKKHVKVFHDDSSPIEVDALKEYTCPEPGCGKVFKYASRLRKHEDSHVKLESTEAFCSDPGCMKYFSNEQCLKAHIQSCHSKVTCEVCGSKHLKKNLKRHLLTHKTKPPSDRIKCSFEDCLHTFSNKSNLRQHMKAVHFEQKAFLCSIPGCGMSFTFKHVRDNHEKSGCHLYVQGDFLETDEQFRSRPRGGRKRVCPSVETFTRKRVVPPSVGSDSLPDQGPNYMSWLLSSENEEI is encoded by the exons ATGGAGGAAGGAGGTACTGATATTACAAAAGGGCCAGTATTCAAAGATATCAGACGATACTACTGTGAATATTGTGGTATTTGTCGGTCTAAGAAGACTCTCTTATCCTCACATATATTATCTCATCACCAG gatGAAGTGAATAAAAGAAAGGCAGATGATAATGCTGAGAAAGAGGAATTGAAGTCTAATACTTGTGAGGAATGTGGTCTGAGTTTCCAGAAGCCTGCTCACTTGAAACAACACATGCAAAGCCATTTACTTGAG AGACCATTTATGTGTCCAGTAGACGACTGCGATTCCAGTTACAGAAGGAAGGACCACCTGAATCGCCACCTTTTGCAGCACCAAGGGAAACTTTTTGAATGTTCTTCCATGGGCTGCAGTCACAGATTTTCCATTCAAAGTAACATGAAGAGGCATGTAAAGGAATTTCATAATGATTCTTCCCCTATCGAAGTTGATGCTCTCTGCAGTTCCAGTTACAGAAGGAAGGACCTCCTGAATCGCCATCTGCAGGACCAAGGGGAACTTTTCGAATGTTCTGTCACAGGCTGCTGCCAGAAATTTTCAAGTCAAAGTAACATGAAGAAGCATGTTAAGGTATTTCATGATGATTCTTCCCCTATCGAAGTTGATGCTCTGAAAGAATACACATGTCCTGAACCTGGGTGCGGAAAGGTTTTTAAATATGCCTCACGGTTGAGGAAGCATGAAGATTCACATG TTAAGTTAGAGTCGACAGAAGCATTCTGTTCTGATCCTGGCTGtatgaaatatttttcaaatgagCAATGTTTGAAGGCTCATATTCAGTCTTGTCACAGCAAAGTTACCTGCGAGGTTTGTGGATCAAAGCATCTGAAGAAGAACCTAAAACGTCACCTCCTTACTCACAAAACCAAGCCTCCATCTGATAGGATAAAATGCAGCTTTGAAGATTGCCTGCACACCTTCTCAAAT AAATCAAACCTCCGTCAACACATGAAGGCTGTACATTTTGAACAAAAAGCCTTCCTTTGTAGCATTCCTGGTTGTGGCATGAGTTTTACATTTAAACATGTGAGAGACAATCACGAGAAATCTGGATGCCATCTTTATGTTCAA GGTGATTTTTTGGAGACTGATGAGCAGTTTCGATCTCGCCCAAGGGGTGGACGGAAAAGGGTATGCCCATCTGTAGAGACCTTCACAAGGAAGAGGGTGGTTCCACCATCAGTCGGATCTGATTCTCTTCCAGATCAAGGCCCTAATTACATGTCATGGTTGCTTTCATCAGAGAATGAAGAGATCTAA